In Arvicanthis niloticus isolate mArvNil1 chromosome 10, mArvNil1.pat.X, whole genome shotgun sequence, a single genomic region encodes these proteins:
- the LOC143443772 gene encoding endogenous retrovirus group K member 5 Gag polyprotein-like, whose translation MGQSESRDREFFIDVIKYTLKKKGIKVNTSQLTDFLQFVQTVSPWLPERGSLNVDTWEKVGLDIKNWFSENGGKGMPLTAFAIWNVLKETLADERRALGAQEAPDSPPCEGTPLLQSHSGSKKCLNSLTEKSEKSSSGESNGESEEERSTSEEESDSEKIVTMHHKHKWPTMQHLNISHSTKPPEKGKKKAKGPIGSAAGVIQAQQQDKLLGCFPVSMQNNKEDKDPFQEPLAFKLLMTPHDWFKIARAYLTRDEFLQWMDIFKNLAQKELSKMSEKKKGVKELTYEMFMDTGEWFEVRIQQKFTKEALVNKSAAALEAWRGLLNRDTNTKGLAYISQDPEELFEEFVTQLKGTVESMALSPEAKEIVLKQLVFMNTELACQSLLKTIKKSENLSKVEVATSYFQGVPTTTTSQGQNIIQNLTNKGQKKFNKSGFAHKSYSNKRPGPISKQCPNKAGDAINLNAPDLTQSRNSRGCHPNLKGYHWRKECQTNFHKNGTALSGSTIIPKYTKVLSSQKNCVRDLPQAPQTLEVIQQPQVTKTFVKGLYTDSTELSLHKNIYL comes from the coding sequence ATGGGACAAAGCGAATCTAGAGACAGAGAGTTTTTCATAGATGTTATCAAATATACTCTTAAGAAAAAAGGCATTAAGGTTAACACTAGCCAGTTgactgactttcttcagtttGTACAAACAGTCAGCCCCTGGCTCCCAGAAAGGGGAAGCTTAAATGTGGATACATGGGAGAAGGTAGGTTTAGATATTAAAAACTGGTTTTCAGAGAATGGAGGAAAAGGTATGCCCCTTACAGCATTTGCTATTTGGAATGTGCTTAAAGAAACATTAGCAGATGAAAGAAGGGCCTTAGGTGCCCAAGAGGCACCAGATTCACCTCCTTGTGAGGGGACTCCGTTACTACAGTCTCACTCAGGATCTAAGAAATGTCTTAATTCCTTGACAGAAAAGTCTGAGAAAAGTAGTTCAGGAGAGAGTAATGGTGAATCAGAAGAGGAAAGATCTACCTCAGAGGAGGAATCTGACTCTGAAAAGATAGTAACAATGCATCATAAACATAAGTGGCCTACCATGCAGCATTTAAATATAAGTCATTCCACAAAACCCCctgaaaaaggtaaaaagaaagcaaaggggcCTATTGGATCTGCTGCTGGTGTAATTCAAGCTCAGCAACAGGACAAATTGTTAGGCTGCTTCCCAGTGAGTATGCAGAATAACAAAGAGGATAAGGATCCCTTTCAGGAACCTTTGGCATTTAAATTGCTTATGACTCCTCATGATTGGTTTAAAATTGCCAGAGCCTATCTAACTAGAGATGAATTTTTACAGTGGATGGATATATTTAAGAACTTGGCTCAAAAAGAGTTATCTAAAATgtctgaaaaaaagaagggagtgaAAGAGTTAACATACGAAATGTTTATGGATACAGGTGAATGGTTTGAAGTAAGGATTCAACAAAAATTTACAAAGGAAGCTCTAGTAAATAAATCAGCTGCAGCCCTAGAAGCATGGAGAGGCTTACTTAATAGAGATACAAATACCAAAGGCCTTGCTTATATAAGCCAGGACCCAGAAGAACTTTTTGAGGAATTTGTAACCCAGCTAAaggggacagtggagagtatggcTCTTAGCCCTGAGGcgaaagaaattgttttaaaacaactggTCTTTATGAATACTGAACTTGCTTGTCAGTCTCTTctaaagacaattaaaaaatCTGAGAATTTATCTAAAGTTGAGGTTGCTACTTCATATTTTCAAGGTGTACCCACTACAACAACCTCACAAGGCCAGAACATTATCCAAAATCTTACTAATAAAGGgcagaaaaaatttaataaatcagGCTTTGCTCACAAAAGTTATTCAAATAAGAGGCCTGGACCTATCAGCAAACAATGTCCCAACAAGGCAGGAGATGCCATAAATCTTAATGCTCCTGACCTCACTCAAAGCAGAAATTCAAGAGGGTGTCATCCTAATCTGAAAGGGTACCACTGGCGTAAAGAGTGCCAAACTAACTTTCATAAAAATGGTACTGCCTTATCTGGTAGTACTATAATCCCTAAATATACAAAAGTCTTATCAAGTCAGAAGAACTGTGTGAGAGACCTACCTCAGGCCCCTCAAACATTAGAGGTAATTCAACAGCCTCAGGTGACCAAAACATTTGTCAAAGGACTATATACAGACAGCACAGAACTGAGCCTCCACAAAAACATTTACTTATGA